The region acccatttccatggaggaatttcgttcacaactggagttttagcaatgagtgtgtctgtgatatagattggtatttcatcttttttttattttatagaaattacacaggatatcacctgacagtttgaagaacatctgagatctggatgaggcttgcaattttaaatgtattttagatccttttgtaatatatagtgtctgattggttgaatattacattcaatttctagggcaagagttgatgtggtttttggtactctcgtgggtactcaccttgttgtttaagctaacaagtaacaaagaggtacccagataagctgcattaacaccaacgcagtcccactatattttttcttcatctatcaagataacttgcaaagaCAACAATACCACATCGAGCTTtattgttggatattaatggcAGAATGTATGCACAGACTACAAATACTTGTGCTTTGTTCACATATTCCtaatactgttttatttatttcttatgaaaAATTCGTTACGAATATTTAAGAGTGTAAACTATTATTTCTCATACacctttaaagaaaatatttaataaagtagTAGATATCCAAGATACACTTTTAATACAGAGACAAAAGACTGAGAATAAGGAGACAACCAGCCATACGGTGGAAGGATCAATTTGTGGACTTCCTTGAAGGTGGAATCTCGCTACGATGATAACAACATAAATGTGATGGTGACATAAAATGCAGGTTACTAGAatcgttaattttaatatttttatcttattgCAAACAATTTCTTTCTGCAGGTGACAATTCCTAATGAAAAAAGACGGAATGCATATCGAATGTATAATCCTATGACTCTAAAAGAGCTGCAAAACTTGACAGATTCTGTTCCATTATCAAATTCTCATGCTAAGGtcagtatattaaataaatattcccTTAAACATATATACTGATACTGAGATATTATGCATAACGAGCTACTATTTTAGATCATTCTGAAGAAGTATGTAATTCCTTTTAGATAAATTGGCAAAAATTCTTTGAAGATGTCTTTGCTGATATTGATGTGACCTTCAACCCCCAGGAGAGAGTTGTGGTTAAAGAGGTGGAATATTTAACAGATCTTATAACACTGTTGGACAATACCCCTCCTAGAGTTATTGGTAAGTTTCCCATAAATACTTTTCTTAACTTACAATTTAATATATGGagtacagaaaaaatatatatagatatgcacgcaaacaaaaacacacacacacgcgcacacgcacgcacacacacacacacacacacacacactctctctctctctctctcttccaggTAGTCAACTtgtaaatagtaataaaacaCACAATGTTATTAGTTAAagtaaataacaatattatacttTCTGTGTATACTGGTACtgtagttacaaaaattataCAGAAATCATAACTGTCAATATTATTCTGTATTGCACATATTGAAAATTGTTCCGCatttgaaatcaaaataaaatgcTCACTTCGACTGAAAGTGGGATCAAGAAAAGGTTGTGGTGGAGGCAAATTTTTCGTAAAATATACCTGACAAATGCACAAAATGATAcataactataattttattaaaaaaaatatactgtatattaattaaaaGTGCTAGTGTAGGGAACTGTTGAGTTGATATGTGATGTGGGGTGACATGCAAGGGGaaaacgttattttattttagctgCAGATGGAAGAGAATGCTACCGTTTGCTACTGATAAGCACAACGTTAGCTCCTAACAACCTCTAAGAAAACATTCACTAGTTGGAAcagtaagatttatttatgtaattaaataatgttGTATTTTTATACTATACAGTATAACATATGTCAAATTTGAGTGCCCAGAGAGAAAGTTAAGTCTTTATCCTTTCTAACAGAgaatttagaattaatgtttttTCAGGTAGaactatagtcccatcgctcttatttccagcagccaatcacgttgcaggtcgactacatttaaacatgtgcgtcttatCATCattgctgatgacgttatgcacttcctaaggctcaataaatacttaatataatcaccctTCATTTTGGTTCTTTCATTTGTCGCttgcagaaagcacatgaagacgttatttgccgctcaattatttgctcaattacagtgcgtttgattttttatcataggagctacggcatgataatgtttaacggtgtgacaaatagattcctcgtctggtgctcggcaacgaaggaacaaaaatgatgaacgatactacctacctagacttttcCTAAagcataagcaaagaggaggagtcacaccggaaataacagtgaTGCGACTATAGCAATATCTTCCGCAATTGTGCTTACTTGCTCAAGGACATGGCTCCACAGTGTGGCCATGAATCATCTCGTTGGCTTGTAATTAGTATTATTTATCTTTTTTCCTATTTCTCCATTTTTATACAATTACagaaagagaaagtattgtgatacTACAAAAATTGATTCTAAATTTTGactaaaataaactttttttatacCTCACATACCGAGAAGTTTGTTTCTGCCATGTTGTCTGTCTTTCTGTTTGTGTATAGCGATTTCTCTCAACCTTTGGAcagattttattcatttaatatcgATTAGGCAATTCACGCATGAATATTGTAGATTATAtggaatatattcatttttaatgaagaaataaaattaaatataacaaataaaatgctGAACTACAAGAACTTCTGTGCCAGAGAAATTAATCATTATGTGCAGAATTGTACATAAAATCGGAAACTTATTCAGTTCAAAGTTTTAAGTTTTAGGTTCCGGTATTACAGAGGTCcacattaattaacttacttaaaaaaaaagataaatctaGCTGTTAACAAGGTACCGTAGTCGATATGGCAATATTCAACTACTGTGGAAATAAAGACTTCACATGTTGATATGCTTTATGTGgacaaatacagtatttatttatttatttatttatttatttatttatttatttatttatttatttatttatttatttatttatttattctggtgtagttaaggccatcaggccttctcttccacaacaccaggaatacaaatacaataatagaaataaacagaaaaaaaaatacactataatatacaaagtaaagctacacaagaaataaagagagagaaaaaaaacactataaacaaagtaaagccacacaaaaatatacaggttgcagtcacacaaactttaaatgagtgattaagtatcataattaattccatcctaactaattaactaacataaacaagaaacttgcaattttaatctaggttaaaaaagaaaaagaaaaaaaaacacaaatcaatacttctagcaatacctaaaaaacattaactaagacaaaattttccaatttaattttgaattgtgataaagtccggcagtccctgacatcattaggtaacgaattccagaggcgaggtatttctacagtataggaagatgagtataaagacgttctatgatgagggatagaaagaagtgcttgatgtcggtttcgaagagttgtaagaaattgaaagcgcgataacagatatttcggagtagaagtatgcatgattctaaacagaagagacagtgaatgtattgttcttcgttccttcagacgcacccatgaaagtaactggagggaaggtgttatatggtcaaatttacgagtattgcagatgaatcatatgcacacattatgaacacgttgtagtctctcagctaagagtgaacttacattagttagcaaggaatcgcaataatcaaaatggggcattacaagcgtctgaataagattcttttttagactaagtggtagaaattctttcatatgaaacaaggagtgaagttgagaaaatatttttttgcaaatgtgtgttacttgagtattccaatttagatcgctatccataaaaatgccaagatttttaacggtttcactgtatttaacaataatcccattcaatattatatgtggtatagtactgctatcaagagtgcttcgtagacgattatgccccattacgattgcttgcaatttctctggatttaaccttaatccaaatttgtgtgcccacagtgaaatcgaattcaagtcttcgtttattttgtttactgcgtcactagtctcgtcagggtggaaatgcaaataaatttgcaagtcgtcagcatacatatggtatttgcagtgttttatcatattagtcacgtcattaatatagatcatgaagagtaaaggtccgagaactgatccttgttgaattccagatttcacgacacaccattttgaagaataatcgcatgcaatgacacattgttgacggtcgcgaaggtaggattcaaaccaagtaacagaactttcagaaagattcagaagtcttaatttacataatagaaggtccgtatcaactgtatcaaatgccttactgaagtcaagtaatgtcagtaatgttaatttacgttcatccgtggcttcacgtatatcctcattcacttttagtagtgctgtagtcgtactatgtccattcctgaacccggattggtattcatccaataaggcatgttcggttagatagtccattagttgtttgtgaacaatacgttccagaacttttgatagagcaggtaggatactaattggacggaaatcatttgcacataatggggttttgatTTCAGGGATCGGAcagataaaggctttcttccagaggttcgggtaggtagaagttatgagtgaggcgttgaatatatgtgttaatgtcggcagtattatgtccaatattttcttcaataatattatactaatattatccacaccttcagctttagaagtaatacgttttattgccgctcttaCTTCattttctgtgacataagtgaagaaaaatatttctcttttctATAGGCTGTTCAGAAAAATTAAGGCAccactatatttttatttaatatatatatttttttattttatttactctctgtcctttattctatctttttctttcttttcgttttcattttcttttacctCTCTTTTCTTAGTATCTTCAGTGGTACTATTCGTCATTTCTTtctaattgtgtttatttatttatttatttatttatttatttatttatttatttatttatttattttatttgctttgttacttacttactttaacttagttatttagttgtttatttacttagttaattagttatctatttatttatatatttacttgtttacctATTTACCTATGTATCTGTCTActtgtctgactgtctgtcttcCTGCccatctgtctgtctttctgtttatttattacatcTTCATGATATTTAAAGTGGTCGTCTAATTTTTTTGAGCATTAACAGTTTTTGTTgcctcttttttttcttcttctttcgtgTTTTGTTCCTGTACTGAAATTTGACGAGAGAAAGTGAGTAAAATGAACAGTACATACGGTAATAAATGTAAAACCTCTTGTTTAAATACTTATGATAGTGTTTTGGTTCGTCTCatttatatttatcattatttcaggGAATTATCTTCAGTGGCGATTAGTAAAGACAGTTAGCAGAGATACGACTCAGAAAATGAGAGAACTTGCATATCAGTTTGAGAGAGTTTACAGTGGAACTAAGGAAAATCTACCTCTATAAGTGTTCCATAACGTAATACATGTAATAAATATTTCACTTGTAAAAAACATATTAATAAGATACTGGAACTATGCTATTTATAATGTTCTttcgtattatatatatatatatatatatatatattttatttgtaatatttttcatattttaacagGTGGCgtgaatttgtatttattaccaGCAGTTCTTTAAGTTTTGCTGTTGGTTATTCTTACGTTAGTCGATTCTTTGACAATGAAGCCAAGGAAAGAGTGAGTGTGTTTTGCTATTTAATAAGTAAACAACTACCATCATCATTGCCACTGTCACTGTCATTGTCCTCGTCACtgtcactatcaccaccaccacaactatgatgatgatgatgatgatgatgatgatgatgatgatgatgataccgaACAAGAGAGATAACTTAGTGCTAAAACAGTGGATTTGCATTTGGGAATTCCCAGTTCAAATTCTAGGGCCGGCCAATCTGTTGGGACTTTAGTGGTTTTCTCGATCATCAAATAGCTAGGATTGGTTACTATTTTGATTACAAAAGATATAGATAATGTTTCGTAAGATCTGATATCCTACTGATTGTAAGCCCATGTCTGCTAATATGACAACTAGATGGCATGGGAGTAACCAGACTGGTTAATAGATGACAGTTATTCACCCATAGGAAACCTAAAAAACCAGATTGCCTTCGTCTCTTCTCAGAAAACATTGactaaagaatgaagttaaatatctaggagtgaTTCTCGACAAACGTCTGCACTACAGTGAACATGTAGAATATGCAAGAAACAAAGCTCTGGCCAGATTTATTCACTTATACCCACTGATTAGATCTCCGTATCTTAACCTTCCCCTCAAAGTAAGGCTTTATACATCGGTCATAAGACCAGTgatgaccagacatcggattctagggcaaatgcctattttgtttctttaggagaaaagtaaaaataattattaatatttgtgtttcatggaaattgaaaggtattcaaagagttttatagtgccctaaaatgccctaaaacggttattagagcctaatttgttaatattcgcctaaaaatgcctaactcactgtaaagtttcgcattttactcttactttttataatttatacatgcattcactgcgaaatttaaggcatttaaaaagtggaaagtttgcttcacaccggccatgaaaccattgataaaggaaacaaaatgttttgaatctcacgacactcgcaatagatttcactgaatttaacatgtttggaggcataaatgccgacaaagaaccaaccttagttttgaagcaggcaacaatcacaacatgtgctgctaccgattcagagatatactatactggTACTATAataatgactgttttcggtctgaaaccgattagctgtactgcccttcagagtgtcataaaatcacaatttttggagaaagagtgtttttgaaatatttatgaaaagtcgtaaaactgcgaattagtagggtaaatcgttacaaaatatttaaaagaatggccctcctagtgttaacactaccaggaaatgcaacaataagtggaactttgtatttttgtccaattgaatctcaataacaacggttcatttgaatgctcgttaacagttgctctttccctcaccttatttgtgttgagaagttttgagcggtaggacgttttcctgtgaagtttaacgcgataatgccgaaaaatataagtgcaaaatctacattgatccggcaatggctaacagaatattcagaattcacttatgatggaaaaataatattctgcaagatttgtagcaaacaggtatgtaacaatagttgaaatatataaattctattaattttattgagtaggcctataatatttatacattgactgagctatcctgaggtataattcttttaagaccactacactttaaccttttaaattccgatagttaaagtatttgcaggtcattaaaattttgattgttcgaacccactaactttgtgatagaaatacggcaatacaacaattaggattttattttaattcagtttactttacatttttagatttcgcaagaaaagaagtgccacctaaagcagcatgtgcaaggagcggctcataaggctaaagttcagcagaaaaatcaactgcaacaaactttactaacacagcctacttcatccaatctcagcagcaatttctatgctgatttaaccagagcgtttgttgctgctaacattccctggaatgcaattgaaaatccggttttaagaaagtttttacaaaaatactgcaaacaaaatatcccatctgagtcgactctaagaaaaaattacttagacagaatatacaatgaaactttagcttccattcgggaggatataggtgattcttacatatgggtctctgtggatgaaacctcagatcctatgaataggtatatagcaaatatggtagtaggaaaacttagtcctgatggaccttcggttccacacctcgtatgtgttaaggaactttcgaaagtgaatagccaagccattgcttattttgtaaataaaggcctacagtcgttatactcaggtaatatagacgattctaaagttctgttgttttgtactgatgctgcctcatacatggttgctgcagctccacttcttaaaacattttatcctaacctcacgcatgtaacctgtctagcacatggccttcacaggttttctgaaacaatccggaatgaatttcctcttgtcaattcgtttatttctaacacaaaaaaaatgtttttgtaaagccccatccaggatttcaatattcagagagaacttaccagatatcccactcccacctcagccggttgttacacaatgggtaacctggattcagtcagtggtgtattattctaagtattttaaagaagtggtcacagttattgataaattacctgaaactgatagtgcagcgtgtgtgaaagcagtgaaagattgtctgaatgactcacgagtgaaaaacgatattgcctacatcacatcaaacttttctttcatacctgcaagcattgaacaattagaacgtgaaaaacaatctcttagTAGCCAAacagcaatagtaaaggaagctcaagtgaacataattctgctttgggcgaaactgggaaaaaaaagttaaaaataagtgggacaacgtattaaataagaatgtaggattttcattgttggaaaaagtatcaagagtgatatcgggggaaagtgtaaatgttccagtaagtattgatgtttctattgtacctaatttaaaatttgcgcctctcacatcagtttcggttgaaagaagtttttctgctttcaaaatgattctcagtgacaaaaggcaaaggttaactgtggagaatttagaaaaaattctggtggtgtactgtgcagataattataataaagtctgagcatggaactgaatttcaataacttaaaatgagtaatcttgatatcaataatcattatttcattagtttcaatatattaaatttgtgcagctctgtttataaatgtaatatagtattctttttcaatgtttaaacatacttttttgtgcgtattttagtgtataactaaacatttcagtgaaagaaataagtatgataccttgatgtgcctaaaatgcctattttcattaaaatagagcctaattttacaaattttgagcttattttaggcgcctaaaactgcaatttttagtgcctaaaaatccgatgtctagtgatgACATATGGTTGTGAAGTTTGGAATTCCGCTCATCCAAGAATCATCAGAAGACTACATGCAATCCAACGATTAGTCTGCTTAAAAGTCACTGGTGCTGACTATATACTACATCAAATGCACAGCTCCAAGATATGTTACAGACTGAATCATTTTATGATTCAAATAACTTTTCTCGAAAGTTGCTGTATCATCCTAACCCTCTCATTCGAGCTCTGGCTACCTGAAgtgaaatttgattaattaaatgcCTTCAAGAAAAGGATAACTAAGTTGGAACTAAAAATCACTTTAATATCTacttatattactttaaagtaaaggccttatttatatataaggctgaaacttatgtacaaatcaacatcatgacaataaaaaaaaaatagatgacagCAATTCAATgtatcaacaataataattcaacaCTCCAGATAGTTGACAGTCGCGAAATGACATTGTAGTTAAAGCAACTGTTCAtaacacacaataaaaaaaaataatgatgattTGGTTTATATTTGCATATCGGAAATGTGATTGAATGTATACTACTGTTCCCCATAAATGTCCATGCCATTTAATTATGTCTTCTATAATGAtagttatgtaatttttaatccaTTTCATTTTGCTGTATTTCTCTGATTGCCTTAAAGTGTAACAAGCCAGTGGTCGAAGTAATTGTAAATATTGGTTGCAATCAAAATTTTGGAGATGTTTGTTCAGCATTGGAACAGTCAAACcttcataaaattttaatattgtatttctaCTGTACTTTTTAGTAAtgagtattaattttattgcacATATTAACCCTCCACAAGCTGGCTTGAAATGCACATGCTGTATGGTAAATGAGTACGAAGTATAAAATGGACCCCACCAGCTTGCCAAGGGTTAattgtgtgtatttattaattttattataaaaaaggtacctataataataatttatgaaataatgcTACTGAGATAACTGAAACCAAAAACTTCCTCATTGTTTTTCTCTCTACAATAAACATTAAAGGATTTACTCACTCTttattcttctctctctctctcccatcCCTCTCTCGCCCTCTTCTCccatccctctctctccctcttctcccatccctctctctccttctatctctctttctctctctctcctgctatctctctctctctctttctccctctatttctctcattatttattctttaaataaaaaTCTGCTCGCTCATAGATACATTATGAGACTATTTTTTAAAGCTATTATGAAAAAATCGAATGTTATTATGTTATTCTCACATCGTTTAACATGTTCAGAAGTAAAAAAGAAGCATTTTGAAACGAAGCAATGTACAGTATAATTCATGTGTCCAGAGGTGGCTAATGTTACACAGGAAAGAGTGCTATGGTGGAAAATATTCGATCACAATTCAGTTCATCAATAAATGATGTAGACTGGATGGATCCTGACACCCGCCAGGTGGCACAAGACAAAGCAGAAGCCATGAAGGAGTTGATTGGGTATCCAGACTGGTTTGCTAATAAATCAGCACTTCAGGAATATTACAAAGGGGTAagcaattattatatatatatatatatatatatatatatatttaaaaagtacgACACCAATTTTTGTTGTATAGACCTACCACTACTGAATTCATACAGATTTTATACAGCTTTACTGTGGCAAGTAACTGGATGTCGTAGATACTTCTTAAATTGAGCCAGTTattcttataataatataatggaagtttaaaaatatttcctgtcgtattaaaaactgtttcattcagttaaaacacttgaaaatttatttcgtaagattttagtttcaatatgacgaaatacatattaatgcttcTTTAGAAAAATAGAATGTTTTGATTCCCTATCTCCAAAATTCGGAGAGTTTTGTTCTTGATCATTTTACGTAAATAAGAACAATGTGTCAAAACTGTGTAAATCGTTTAGCTGTCTAGCCATCCTAGTATTGCTTGTGGTGCATCATGGGAGGTGGGTCTATCTCTAACAGAATGATGATTAATGAAAAACAATGAAATTCTAACAGAAAAAGATGTGTATACTTTGCCAAAACTTGCTTCTGatcaccacaaatttcacttggacTTACGGAATTTAGCTATACATGAATctcctgcaaaggaattttacaatgttacatttgttctgatcaaatttctgcacatttaaagaacaaaactaaaattctttcaatagtttattatcttaatacactacactcttaaattgactgagcttattgggaattaagtaaatggctttcacaaaacacactatgaattgtttcatataaaacaatttttacctcgaaaaggacgcaaaaaacgagcaaaattgtatttaacttttttttgtttgaaatatctcaaagaatctatctatcttcgtagtgtatccagctatttgctgtcaacacgtgttccactatgtttcactatgaatttcctcttcttacaaatgatgcgtaaaaagcacgatgctggttgtatatttctgcagccacattccaaagatgaaATGTATTCAATATGTattggagagaattgtccaaggttatagggattgcagattttagattagttctaTGGATGTTTGTGACAGGGTAGTTTAAGAAGATATGTTCCAAATCTTCGTTATTGTTGCACCAGCAACAACTACTAGAGTCAACAAGATTAAAACGGTGaagatacttctgagtgataatatggcctgtcctggctcttgctaagaaagtttgtatgtgtctggAAATGTTCCGgaacatttgtaaatcattagGTTTCTTTTGAATGTTTTGAAGTACTTGGCCTTTATTGGAAGAAAGCCATAATTCGacccataaatttgttaactgCATAATATGTGCTGGTTAAAGAAGTTATTTGCATAGGTTTAGACCCCAAAGATGTTGCCTGTTTAGCAATATTATCCACAATCTCATTTCCAGTAATGccgcaatgactaggtatccattggaacactatttctttttgaagatttagtttatttaatattttttgtatagagattgtaatttgtgcataggaagttggagtatatttcatgatatttagaaTAGCTCCCATCAGGTCACTGAAAATGCATACAAGTATATCAGATAAGGTAGAGACACGAAGActtccctcaaagaaggttgtatatcat is a window of Periplaneta americana isolate PAMFEO1 chromosome 12, P.americana_PAMFEO1_priV1, whole genome shotgun sequence DNA encoding:
- the LOC138711287 gene encoding endothelin-converting enzyme 1-like: MSIVITLIKFVISNSVYFQKPNLEHHTSCTGTSHEIPDNSDRILTSDEYSQLPSGALQLSDSKEDLLQDILHNSLAKENKEILRLRKVPVLKVTIPNEKRRNAYRMYNPMTLKELQNLTDSVPLSNSHAKINWQKFFEDVFADIDVTFNPQERVVVKEVEYLTDLITLLDNTPPRVIGNYLQWRLVKTVSRDTTQKMRELAYQFERVYSGTKENLPL